The following are encoded in a window of Rosa chinensis cultivar Old Blush chromosome 4, RchiOBHm-V2, whole genome shotgun sequence genomic DNA:
- the LOC112195959 gene encoding stemmadenine O-acetyltransferase — translation MGIMKFEAEVISKQIITPSSPTPDHLRHYQFSFLDQISPPVYNPLLLFYEFNAKTQPNITEISNHLKNSLAKVLTLFYPLAGRLQGNQYVDCNDNGIPYLEAKVNCKLSDVLDNPIPGELNKLMPFELDDVANKYALGVQLNIFECGGFAIAQCLSHKLADGLSYFTFSKIWAATARGEPKIAHPQFISATLFPPKNLSGYDARTGITRNKVTKRFVFSASNIEELRKDQAHKALTRPSRVEALSSFILSRFVEATKDIGSADKFYRVVHAVNLRPRFDPPLPHHSFGNLYRVAMTAPLQISSREPYHGIREVISKIDNEYVSKLQKGDEHLSSIKTYAKSFAKGEQVTISFSSYCRFPLYDNDFGWGSPTWVGSPALTFKNLVNFMDTKEGGGIEAYISLEEEVMTKFESDVELLAYVSPSAVPNV, via the coding sequence ATGGGCATAATGAAGTTTGAAGCTGAAGTAATCTCCAAGCAGATTATCacgccttcttctccaaccccTGACCATCTTCGCCATTATCAGTTCTCATTTCTTGATCAAATATCTCCCCCGGTCTATAACCCTTTGCTTCTCTTTTATGAATTCAATGCCAAAACTCAACCCAACATCACTGAAATATCCAACCACCTGAAGAACTCCTTAGCCAAAGTCTTAACCCTTTTCTACCCGCTAGCCGGACGACTCCAAGGCAACCAATACGTGGATTGCAACGACAATGGTATACCCTACCTTGAAGCTAAAGTGAACTGCAAACTCTCAGATGTTCTCGACAATCCAATACCCGGAGAACTCAACAAGCTCATGCCATTTGAGCTGGACGATGTGGCAAACAAATATGCCCTTGGCGTCCAGCTCAACATCTTTGAATGTGGTGGTTTTGCTATTGCTCAATGCCTTTCTCACAAGCTCGCAGATGGATTATCATACTTCACGTTCAGCAAAATTTGGGCCGCCACTGCCCGTGGTGAACCCAAAATAGCACATCCACAGTTCATTTCCGCCACATTATTCCCTCCCAAGAATTTAAGTGGATATGATGCGCGCACTGGTATCACAAGAAACAAAGTCACAAAAAGATTTGTGTTTAGTGCCTCTAACATAGAGGAGCTCAGAAAAGATCAAGCACATAAGGCCTTAACACGCCCTTCACGTGTTGAGGCCTTATCTTCTTTCATCTTGAGCCGATTTGTGGAGGCTACCAAAGATATTGGATCAGCTGACAAGTTTTACAGGGTGGTTCATGCTGTGAACTTGCGGCCAAGGTTCGACCCACCACTGCCGCACCATTCCTTTGGGAACCTTTACCGAGTAGCCATGACAGCTCCGTTACAAATAAGTTCCCGAGAACCATATCATGGTATACGAGAAGTGATAAGCAAGATCGACAATGAGTACGTGAGTAAACTACAGAAAGGTGATGAGCATTTGAGTTCCATCAAGACCTATGCTAAAAGTTTTGCTAAAGGCGAGCAGGTTACAATTAGCTTCAGTAGTTATTGCAGGTTTCCTCTGTACGATAACGATTTTGGTTGGGGGAGTCCTACGTGGGTGGGGTCGCCGGCACTGACGTTCAAGAATCTAGTGAACTTCATGGATACCAAAGAGGGTGGTGGGATTGAGGCATATATTAGCTTGGAGGAGGAAGTCATGACTAAGTTTGAGAGTGATGTGGAGCTCTTAGCTTATGTGTCTCCAAGTGCGGTGCCGAACGTCTAA